From one Eucalyptus grandis isolate ANBG69807.140 chromosome 9, ASM1654582v1, whole genome shotgun sequence genomic stretch:
- the LOC104419053 gene encoding aminoacylase-1: MELNRRSLLLLLLLLPSLLALILLASSAAAAADGHDDDDSIVARFQRYLRINTAQPSPDYAQSTDFLLSEAKSLALEGRAVEFVPGKPVVLLRWPGSDPSLPSVLLNSHTDVQPAEDGKWSHPPFAARADAEGRIYARGSQDMKCVGMQYLEAIRRLKRSGFAPLRDVYLSFVPDEEIGGHDGAAKLAESDELRAMNVGIVLDEGLASPTEYYRAFYGERCPWWLVIKATGAPGHGAKLYDNTAMENLLKSIESVRRFRASQFDLVKAGLKAEGEVTSVNMVFLKAGTPSPTGFVMNLQPSEAEAGFDVRVPPTADPKALMTRIAEEWAPISRNMTFEFKQKVSPHDALGNPILTATDSSNPWWALLEEAVKKANGKLGSPEIFPASTDARYFRDLGLPAIGFSPMANTPVLLHDHNEFLSKTEYLRGIEIYESIIKAYASHAGPPGDGGSKDEL, from the exons ATGGAGCTCAATCGCAgaagcctcctcctcctcctcctcctcctcccctctctcctcgcCCTCATACTGctcgcctcctccgccgccgccgccgccgatggcCACGACGACGACGACTCGATCGTCGCCAGATTCCAACGCTACCTCCGAATCAACACCGCCCAGCCCAGCCCCGACTACGCCCAGTCCACCGACTTCCTCCTCTCCGAGGCCAAGTCCCTCGCGCTCGAGGGCCGCGCCGTCGAGTTCGTCCCCGGCAAGCCCGTCGTCCTCCTCAGGTGGCCCGGCTCCGACCCCTCCCTCCCCTCCGTCCTGCTCAACTCGCACACCGACGTCCAGCCGGCCGAGGACGGCAAGTGGTCCCACCCGCCGTTCGCCGCCCGCGCCGACGCCGAGGGCCGGATTTACGCCCGCGGCTCGCAGGACATGAAGTGCGTGGGGATGCAGTACCTGGAGGCCATCCGGAGGCTCAAGCGCTCCGGGTTCGCGCCCCTCCGCGACGTCTATCTCTCGTTCGTGCCCGACGAGGAGATCGGCGGGCACGACGGCGCCGCCAAGCTCGCGGAGTCCGATGAGCTCAGGGCCATGAACGTCGGCATCGTTCTTGACGAAG GGTTGGCGTCACCGACGGAATATTATCGGGCATTTTACGGAGAGAGATGCCCGTGGTGGCTGGTGATCAAGGCAACTGGAGCACCTGGACATGGTGCAAAGTTGTACGATAATACCGCAATGGAGAACTTGCTGAAAAGCATCGAGAGTGTGAGGAGGTTTAGGGCTTCGCAGTTCGATTTGGTGAAAGCAGGTCTGAAGGCTGAAGGAGAGGTTACTTCAGTTAACATGGTGTTCCTCAAGGCTGGCACTCCATCTCCCACC GGTTTTGTCATGAACTTACAGCCATCGGAAGCTGAAGCAGGTTTTGATGTGAGGGTCCCACCAACTGCTGATCCTAAAGCTTTGATGACAAGGATAGCAGAAGAATGGGCACCAATCTCGCGCAATATGACATTTGAG TTCAAGCAGAAGGTTTCTCCGCACGATGCGTTGGGAAATCCAATCCTCACTGCCACAGACAGCTCTAATCCCTGGTGGGCATTGCTAGAAGAGGCTGTCAAGAAGGCTAACGGAAAGCTCGGGAGTCCTGAGATATTTCCCGCCTCGACGGATGCTCGCTACTTTCGGGATCTGGGTTTGCCAGCAATTGGCTTCTCCCCCATGGCTAATACTCCTGTCCTGCTTCACGACCATAATGAG TTCCTCAGCAAGACCGAGTATCTGAGAGGAATTGAAATCTACGAGTCCATAATTAAGGCCTACGCATCACATGCCGGACCGCCGGGAGATGGGGGCTCTAAAGACGAGTTATGA